The Palleronia sp. THAF1 genome window below encodes:
- a CDS encoding HesA/MoeB/ThiF family protein, with amino-acid sequence MVLALILGGLAWFASGRVGWPLQARLIALGLLYIVVMLLSVLLPGRSPFGGSLGEWLVVGGLVALILAYREGLRRLRSRVRPENRPVETAPGDFAPGELDRYARHVVLREIGGGGQRQLKEARVLVVGAGGLGSPALLYLAAAGVGTIGVIDDDTVDATNLQRQVIHTDKRIGQPKVFSAEAAMKAINPNVTVRPYNRHLTAEIAGDLVADFDLVLDGCDDLDTRYVLNAACLAARVPLISGALSQWEGQITTYAPWEGTPCYACVFPEKPAAGLAPSCAEAGVLGPLPGVVGSMMAVEVVKEITGAGQGHRGRLAIHDALWGEHRTIALKKRADCPVCGG; translated from the coding sequence ATGGTGCTGGCGCTGATCCTTGGCGGTCTGGCCTGGTTCGCATCCGGCCGTGTCGGCTGGCCGCTGCAGGCGCGGCTGATCGCGCTGGGCTTGCTTTATATCGTCGTCATGTTGCTGTCCGTGTTGTTGCCCGGACGCTCTCCCTTCGGCGGATCGTTGGGCGAATGGCTGGTGGTCGGCGGCCTCGTCGCACTGATCCTCGCCTACCGGGAGGGCCTGCGCCGCCTGCGCTCCCGCGTCCGCCCCGAAAACCGACCCGTGGAAACCGCTCCGGGCGACTTCGCCCCCGGCGAGCTGGACCGCTACGCCCGCCACGTCGTGCTGCGAGAGATTGGCGGCGGTGGTCAGCGGCAATTGAAGGAGGCGCGCGTTCTTGTTGTAGGGGCGGGGGGGCTTGGGTCTCCGGCCTTGCTCTATCTCGCCGCAGCGGGCGTCGGCACCATCGGTGTGATCGACGACGACACGGTCGATGCCACGAACCTGCAGCGACAGGTCATCCACACCGACAAGCGCATCGGCCAGCCCAAGGTATTCTCGGCAGAGGCGGCGATGAAGGCGATCAACCCCAATGTCACCGTGCGCCCCTATAACCGCCACCTGACGGCAGAGATCGCGGGTGACCTCGTGGCAGACTTCGATCTGGTGTTGGATGGCTGTGACGATCTGGACACCCGCTACGTACTGAACGCCGCCTGCCTTGCGGCCCGCGTTCCGCTGATTTCCGGCGCACTGTCGCAATGGGAGGGGCAGATCACCACCTATGCTCCATGGGAGGGCACGCCCTGCTACGCCTGTGTCTTTCCCGAAAAGCCCGCGGCCGGTCTTGCGCCAAGCTGCGCCGAGGCGGGCGTGCTTGGGCCACTGCCCGGCGTCGTCGGGTCGATGATGGCCGTCGAAGTGGTGAAGGAAATAACCGGCGCAGGGCAGGGGCATCGGGGCCGTTTGGCGATCCACGATGCGCTTTGGGGAGAGCATCGGACGATTGCGCTGAAGAAGCGCGCGGATTGCCCGGTGTGCGGTGGATAG
- a CDS encoding M3 family metallopeptidase translates to MTNPLLQTWDTPFGLPPFETIEDAHFMPAVEATLDTARANIAAIADSEEPATFENTIVALERADEDLSRVLGVFYNMAGADSNPERERLSREFSPMLSAYGSDIAMNEALFARIEAVWAERETLDLTDEEQRLLFLTRRQFVRAGAELEGIAKDRLRSVTERLSGLGVSFTQNLLADEREWYMELAETDLEGLPDFLIDAARSAGEDKGASGPVITLSRSLIVPFLQFSPRRDLREQAYAAWSARGMNGGDTDNRAIAAEILALREERAGLLGYDDFASFKLETEMAKSPAAVRELLMKVWEPARTKAEEDGARLAAMMHNDGTNGDLEPWDWRYYSEKRRQEEHDLDETALKPYLQLDRMIEAAFDCANRLFGLEFKPLDVKLYHPDVRAWEVTRNGEHMAVFVGDYFARESKRSGAWCSAMRSQREGVRPIVVNVCNFAKPPKGRPALLSYDDARTLFHEMGHGLHQMLSDVRFESMSGTSVARDFVELPSQLFEHWLEVPEVLTTYATHAETGEPMPDDMRDRLLAASTYDMGFQTVEYLGSAIVDLEFHAGEAPEDPMAMQAEVLEEIGMPKAVGMRHATPHFAHIFSGDGYSSGYYSYMWSEVMDADAFAAFLEAGGPFDADVAKSLERNILSAGGTQEADAAYIAFRGQMPTVDALLKGRGLDLLE, encoded by the coding sequence ATGACCAACCCGCTTTTGCAGACATGGGATACGCCCTTCGGACTGCCGCCGTTCGAGACCATCGAGGATGCGCACTTCATGCCTGCGGTGGAAGCGACGCTGGACACGGCGCGCGCCAACATCGCCGCCATCGCTGACAGCGAAGAGCCTGCGACGTTTGAGAACACCATCGTCGCGCTGGAACGCGCCGACGAGGATCTCAGCCGGGTTCTGGGCGTGTTTTACAACATGGCCGGTGCGGATTCGAACCCCGAGCGCGAGCGCCTGAGCCGGGAGTTCTCTCCGATGCTGTCGGCCTACGGGTCCGACATCGCGATGAACGAGGCCTTGTTCGCGCGGATCGAAGCCGTCTGGGCCGAACGCGAGACGCTGGATCTGACCGACGAAGAACAGCGCCTGCTGTTCCTGACCCGCCGCCAGTTCGTGCGCGCAGGCGCAGAGCTTGAGGGGATCGCCAAGGATCGCCTTCGCAGCGTGACCGAGCGCCTGTCGGGCCTGGGTGTCTCTTTCACCCAGAACCTGCTCGCTGATGAGCGTGAGTGGTACATGGAACTGGCCGAAACCGATCTGGAGGGTCTGCCCGACTTCCTGATCGACGCCGCCCGCAGCGCTGGCGAAGATAAGGGTGCGTCCGGTCCGGTCATCACCCTGTCGCGCTCACTTATTGTGCCGTTCCTGCAATTCTCGCCCCGTCGCGACCTGCGCGAACAGGCCTATGCCGCGTGGTCCGCGCGCGGCATGAACGGCGGCGATACTGACAACCGCGCTATTGCCGCCGAAATTCTGGCGCTGCGTGAAGAACGCGCGGGCCTTCTGGGCTACGACGATTTCGCCTCGTTCAAGCTGGAAACAGAGATGGCGAAGTCTCCCGCGGCCGTCCGCGAATTGCTGATGAAAGTTTGGGAGCCTGCGCGCACGAAGGCCGAAGAAGACGGTGCGCGCCTGGCCGCCATGATGCACAACGACGGCACGAACGGCGATTTGGAGCCGTGGGACTGGCGCTATTATTCCGAAAAGCGCCGGCAGGAAGAGCACGACCTCGATGAGACGGCGCTGAAACCTTACCTGCAACTCGACCGGATGATCGAAGCCGCCTTCGACTGTGCCAATCGGTTGTTCGGATTGGAGTTCAAGCCGCTGGACGTCAAGCTTTACCATCCAGATGTGCGTGCGTGGGAAGTCACGCGGAATGGCGAACACATGGCCGTTTTCGTCGGCGACTATTTCGCGCGTGAGTCCAAGCGGTCGGGCGCGTGGTGTTCGGCCATGCGCAGCCAGCGCGAGGGCGTTCGGCCTATCGTGGTCAACGTGTGCAATTTTGCCAAGCCGCCAAAGGGGCGCCCGGCGCTTTTATCCTATGACGACGCGCGCACGCTGTTCCATGAAATGGGCCACGGGTTGCACCAGATGCTGTCGGACGTCCGCTTCGAGTCCATGTCCGGCACCAGCGTCGCGCGCGATTTCGTCGAACTGCCCAGCCAGTTGTTCGAGCATTGGCTGGAGGTGCCGGAGGTGTTGACGACCTACGCCACCCATGCGGAGACGGGTGAGCCGATGCCCGACGACATGCGCGACCGCCTGCTTGCGGCGTCCACCTATGACATGGGCTTCCAGACGGTTGAGTATCTGGGCTCGGCCATCGTCGATCTGGAATTCCACGCAGGCGAAGCGCCCGAAGATCCCATGGCGATGCAGGCCGAGGTGTTGGAAGAGATCGGGATGCCCAAGGCCGTGGGCATGCGCCACGCGACGCCACACTTCGCCCATATCTTTTCCGGCGACGGCTATTCGTCTGGCTATTACAGCTACATGTGGTCCGAAGTCATGGACGCAGATGCCTTCGCGGCCTTCCTTGAAGCGGGCGGCCCGTTCGATGCCGATGTCGCGAAAAGCCTGGAGCGGAACATCCTGTCGGCCGGCGGCACACAGGAAGCCGACGCCGCTTACATCGCCTTCCGCGGCCAGATGCCGACGGTGGATGCGTTGCTGAAGGGCCGTGGTCTGGACCTACTGGAGTAA
- the coaBC gene encoding bifunctional phosphopantothenoylcysteine decarboxylase/phosphopantothenate--cysteine ligase CoaBC has protein sequence MLNGKRILLIVGGGIAAYKVLDLIRRIGRAGGHVTPVLTRAGSEFVTPLSLSALAGEKVYTDLWDLTDEAEMGHIQLSRVADLVVVAPATADLMAKMAQGHADDLASTLLLATDTPVMIAPAMNVRMWEHAATQRNLVTLKADGIAVVGPDVGDMACGEHGPGRMAEPEAILDSITARLSHGPMKGKHILITSGPTHEPIDPVRYIANRSSGAQGTAIARAAVAAGARVTFVTGPADVAPPEGCTVVRVETATQMRDAALAALPADVAIFAAAVADWRVTSASDRKMKKQDGALPSLELAENPDILAAVAGRTMDRPPLVVGFAAETDDVVENARAKRIRKGCDWIVANDVSPVTGIMGGSENAVLLITAEGEETWERMGKDAVAVRLIERIATALA, from the coding sequence ATGTTGAATGGCAAGCGTATCCTTCTGATCGTCGGCGGCGGCATCGCGGCCTACAAGGTGCTCGACCTGATCCGCCGCATCGGACGGGCAGGGGGGCATGTCACCCCGGTCTTGACCCGCGCGGGGTCCGAGTTCGTGACGCCGCTATCGCTGTCCGCTCTGGCCGGCGAAAAGGTCTATACCGACTTATGGGACCTGACGGACGAGGCCGAAATGGGCCACATCCAACTGTCCCGCGTCGCCGATCTGGTGGTCGTCGCCCCAGCAACCGCCGATTTGATGGCCAAGATGGCGCAGGGCCATGCCGACGATCTGGCTTCGACCCTGCTGCTGGCGACCGACACGCCGGTGATGATCGCGCCCGCGATGAACGTGCGGATGTGGGAACACGCGGCAACCCAGCGCAATCTGGTCACGCTCAAGGCCGACGGCATCGCGGTGGTCGGCCCGGACGTGGGCGACATGGCCTGCGGTGAGCATGGGCCGGGTCGGATGGCCGAACCCGAGGCGATCCTCGATTCGATCACGGCACGCCTGTCCCATGGCCCGATGAAGGGGAAGCACATCCTGATCACCAGCGGTCCGACGCATGAGCCGATCGACCCGGTGCGCTACATCGCCAACCGCTCTTCGGGTGCGCAGGGCACCGCTATCGCCCGCGCCGCCGTTGCGGCGGGCGCGCGCGTGACCTTCGTGACCGGCCCTGCCGATGTGGCCCCGCCAGAGGGCTGCACGGTGGTGCGCGTCGAAACGGCCACGCAAATGCGCGACGCCGCACTGGCCGCCCTGCCTGCCGATGTCGCGATCTTCGCCGCCGCCGTTGCCGACTGGCGCGTCACCTCGGCGTCAGATCGCAAGATGAAAAAGCAGGACGGCGCGCTGCCGTCGCTGGAACTGGCCGAGAACCCCGACATCTTGGCCGCCGTCGCTGGTCGCACGATGGACCGCCCGCCGCTGGTCGTGGGCTTCGCTGCCGAAACCGACGATGTGGTCGAAAACGCCCGTGCCAAACGGATCCGTAAGGGCTGCGATTGGATCGTGGCGAATGACGTGTCGCCCGTCACCGGCATCATGGGCGGGTCAGAGAATGCGGTACTGCTGATCACCGCAGAGGGCGAGGAAACGTGGGAGCGTATGGGCAAGGATGCCGTCGCCGTGCGGCTGATCGAGCGGATCGCGACGGCGCTGGCATGA
- the dut gene encoding dUTP diphosphatase, protein MTVLIKRLPDADPDVPLPAYASAGAAGADLRANFPAANRAEGLSLQPMERAAVPTGLSVALPEGWEMQIRPRSGLALKHGMTVANAPGTVDADYRGEVAVLLVNLGAEPVHIAHGDRIAQAVFAPAPQVSFDLVDTLPDTARGTAGFGSTGRG, encoded by the coding sequence ATGACCGTCCTGATCAAACGCTTGCCGGACGCGGACCCTGACGTGCCGCTACCCGCCTACGCCAGCGCGGGTGCCGCTGGAGCAGACCTGCGTGCGAACTTTCCCGCCGCGAACCGCGCAGAGGGGTTGTCCTTGCAGCCGATGGAACGCGCCGCGGTGCCCACGGGCCTGTCCGTCGCGCTGCCCGAAGGGTGGGAAATGCAGATCCGCCCTCGCTCTGGCCTTGCGCTGAAACACGGGATGACCGTCGCCAACGCGCCCGGCACCGTGGATGCCGATTACCGGGGCGAGGTCGCTGTGCTTTTGGTGAACCTTGGCGCCGAGCCGGTGCACATCGCCCACGGCGACCGTATCGCGCAGGCCGTCTTCGCGCCTGCGCCGCAGGTCTCGTTCGATCTGGTGGACACACTTCCCGACACCGCACGCGGCACCGCTGGGTTCGGGTCGACGGGACGCGGCTAA